CTACTCGAGGGCAGAGCAGGCATCCAATGCGTTTCTTCCCTCCATCCCCATCCCTGGTTCATGCATCTTTCATCCAACCTACTCCTACAATTCAATTGTACTGTACGTCAGTATCCGGCAATAACTTGTTTGCTTGCTTGCCTCTCACAAAGTCTctatttttttcgattttactgttcatacaggtgcatttgagctcgggagcagaataGTACTTTCGCTCACAAAGTCTCTATTGTGTTCTGCCCAAGCTTTCCAAACCCCCTTCTCCAACATCAACATAGCTACacaaattcaaatttcaaaacaGACAGCCACACCACAATATTTTGGCCACGTCCAATTCAAACCAAACCTAATAGTCGCCGGGGGGTTGTGGACTCATCCATGCTAATCACAAAACAGTATTATTTGAAATGAGGTTGCTTTATGTTGTTATTGTCAAGAAAAGAAATTAAAACAAAATATGTCTTCGTCCAATGGGTATATTCTTACACAAATCCTTCAATATTTTTGTGTCATTTAAAAAAATCCATACTGTTTATATTATTCAAATTTCAATTGTTTTCTTGCCAATTACATTATTTTCCCCAAAATATAAAATCATAGTTATAAATATTTAAAAATTTAATTATTCAAGTGACATTTCAATCGATTTCAGAAATATTCATGGACATTTCTAACAAACTTCAATTGTTTTTTAATCAATCGGTTTCAGAAGCATTTCATACAACCATCAAATTTTTATTCGTTCAAAACAATGTACAAATATAATTCGTATATTCCACACATTTCTATTGTTTTTATATTTAGTCAGTTCTAGAAACATTTCACACAAATTTCTTTTTATTCAAGACACATGTCAATCTGATAACTGAAGTTATATTTTTATGAAAAAATgtgaagtttttttttcaaaatttgaaactATCTTAAATTTTGTATATTATGAGAAATAAACATATTTGAAACTATTGTGAGTCACCGTGTTTAATTAAGAGGTTGCCTGGTAGGCTAGTCGCACAGGTGCGCGACGGCCATGTTAACCTTGGTGGGTAATGCAAGGCACACCATCTTGCGGGGCTGCATTCACTCTTGACCCACGGCAAAATTCCCCCTCTCCTTCTCATCTTTTGATGAAATGGGACCAAGACAAATATTACCATAGggctgccttagttttttctgtttccgttgatttgtcaattcaacaacTAAGGCTTCATCTTTCTCCTCcttcattttcttcttcctccttgaaCCGGCTTGCCCAACGCGCCCGAACCGCCCGCTACCACAAGGCTAGTCACTTGCTCCATGCCGCCGCTGCTCCcaaccatcttcatatccatcgaTACAATCTCCCCGCATCCCTCCTCTGTTATGAACCTGTCAATCTCCAACTGATCTCCATCGGCTCCATGCCGTTGCCCCGTcgtccctggctccatgtcgtgcCTGGTTCGACCTCGCCAGCCGCCCCACGCCTCGTTTGTCGCTCATCGCAACACTCCGTCTCGGCCTCATGGCTTCACACAAAATCGACCGACACAAATGCAATATAAATTACTGCCATGCCAGGAGTAGTATATGGTAAGGATGAAAAAGAAAACATTAAGCAAAGACTTTGGCTGGTCAAGTCAAGCAAAATATTGatactcctactactactagtagtactagacAACAGTGTGCCTCCAGAGCCATTCGAGCATCCACTTATTACACCAACAACTCACTCTCACTCCACTGCTCCCCGGGCGGCGCTCCCTtgctctgctctgctctccactcccCGGCAACTGCAAGCCCTGTTGCTCCTCATCTCCGCCTCGCCGGCCGGCAGCGCAGCGcagcccccgccgcctccccccaCTCTCCCGTCAGCACGATCCACGGCTCCCGGATCTGAAGCAGCCGCACCGTGCTGCCGCCGCCCACAGCAACAGGTACCCAACACAACCCTCGccgtctcttctctctctctctctctctctctctctctctctctctctctctctctctgactcaACCCAACGCAACCCTCATTCGCAGGTGGCAGCTAGCTAGGCGTCAGCGGCACCGGTCACCGGCGGCAAAGTCAGGCAGCGTACATCACCGGCGGTACGCACTCATCTCCTCTAGGATTTACAGTAGTATTTACTTCTTTTTTCCTTCGATCCAACATTAAGACTTACTTGATTCGTGTTCCTGCAGAGATTCAACCCAAGACAATCCACAAGGGAAAGCTTTTGCAGCTACAGCAACCAAGATTTATCTACAATCACATTTGATTGGTTCCTTCCTGGATATGTAAGCTTTTCCATTTGAAGCTAACCTATACAAGCACTTCTATCCTCAAGGATTTAGTATTTACTGAGTCCTGCGCTGCCGTTCGAAGCAACCAGCAGCTGCATCGAGAGGTTGAGAGATGAGGGGGCTGAGTAGGAGGGACAGAGAAGAGCCTATTAACGGAGAGCGGATTTTCAGCGGACGAGCACCTTGGGAGTCCAAACAGTGTGAGCAATTACTGATAGGATGCCGTCCACTCGTCCCACATCCTTTCTCTTTCATACTACTTCGTTCAAATCTTCCTGATGTTTCTCAGTAAGTACTTCGTTCAAAGCTTAAAATGGAGTTAAGTTAGTGGATTttgttcacccgcaaaaaaaaaagtgtGCGGATTTTGTTGTTGTGGCAATGATGCTAATCTCAGTACTACATATTGGTTAATGAACATATTTAaatgtggagagagagagagagagcataactatgaaaatatttgtgggcaatGGAGGTATATTTTCCTAAACATAAAATATTTGTGTTTCTAGAGTAATTACAATCTTAACAAACTATACTTAATTGAGTATCTGATGTACCAAAACCTGTGTTGGTACTCCGGCGGAAATGCATAGCCCACACGAGACATGAGTCAAGCAGCGAAAACGCATCGTGTGCATTAACTACGGTGGCCCAGATGTCGCTTTCCGTGGATGAAATACATCATAAATACAACAAACTCACCTACGTGTACCCTGCACTAATACATCGATATAGGCCATCCCAAAGCATCTTCTGCGGACGCGATACCGAGCTATTAGGTGCTCGTCCACCAAAACGACTATTTGTTATTAACGGGACAATGAGTCCTAGGAAAACAAGGGGGATGGCCACTTCGTCGATGCTCTTCCTGTCGTTCTGGGTTTTGGGCGTCGGCATCGCCGTGGCCGTGAGGGGCAACTCCACGGTTTGCATAGCCGCCCTTCGCTGGCCCACATTCTACGTCGGCATCGCCTTCGTGGTCGTCTCTCTCTTCGGTTGCTTCTGCTGCTGCGCCGCCACGCGTATCGGTTGCTGCCCCAAGAACTTCTTCCTCGtcggcctcttcttcgtcctcagcGTCGTGGTCGTCTTCAGCCACGTCGCCGTTAGTAGCAAGTACTGGGGCACAATCAGCGTGTGCCTCGGCCACAGGAACACCTGCGATGGCATGAGCCTCCTCACAAACTCTCCAGTCCAGGTAATACTAGCAATTACTTACTAAGCATTATTCTTCCTTCCTTAGAGTACGTACTTGCTATTGCATCTTGTGTTGTTGTGACTGGACTTACGTTGCAGTCTGGATGCTGCAAGCCACCATCATCGTGTGCATTCACATACGTGAATGGCACGACGTGGTCACCACCAACAGCTGCCGTGGACCAAGACTGCAGCAGGTGGAGCAACGATCAGCGAACGCTTTGCTTCCAGTGTGACTCGTGCAAGGCAAGCGTCGTGGGCcgagtaaattgcacagaagtaccacaattggagcattggaagcagattggtaccaagattggtaatttttacgtgtcagtacgaAGATTGGGGCTAGCCGTTGCAAAAAAGATTAAAAGCTCGTTTTGTACGTATTGACACTTAAGCTGACCGAttgggcccgcccgtcaggcgcCACGCTGGCCAGTGCGCGCGTCGCCTGCGCTGGCTGCGCGCTGACTCGGACGAGGCCGGCCCGTTGGTGCGACCGAGCCAGACCCCGACCCCGCTCTGCCCTGTTCCTTTTCCTCGCACCCTCGCCGGCGGCTGCCtccccgcccgccccgccgccgccgcaccacgccGCCGTAGCCATGGATCGAACTGCTTAGGCGCTGTCacctccctcctctcccccgcgGCTGCTGTGCCCTCCTCTCCCCCGCGGCCGTTGTGCCCTCCTCTCCCCCGCGGCTGCTGTGCCCTAGGCGACGATGGCCTCGGCGACTCCGGCAGGCGGCGATGGCCTGGGCGATGCGAGCGGCGGCGACCTCCCCCGCTTCGATGGCAGTGGCGGGTACTCCAGCTCGGAGTACAGTAGCGCGGAGGAAGATTTTGCAGAGCCGGCGTTGTCGATGGAGCAGAGGCTGCGGATGGCGCGAATTTGGGTGGACAACCCTAGCACTGCCCATCACTGGACTCATGGCTTCGGTGGTGTTCTGTAAGTGCTCCACTGTTCCATTCTTGCTCTATTCTTGCTCACTGAAATTGGGGATTAGGGTTAGAGTTTACTGCCTGCATGTTTAGCACTCTAATTGCTAGGCCTAACTAGAGCAGAGTAGTATAATGGATTACATGAGTCCTAAGTAGAGCAGAGTAGCATTATGTGTTACCTAActggagcagagcagagcagcatcaGTGGATTACATTGTTATTTCTTAGTCCAAATTGTCAGAGCAGCATTAGGTGTTACCTAGCTAGGGTAAATAAAAGCTTTGCTTATATGTTAACTTAAACAAAGCTCTGTTTATATGTTAACTTGTGTATATGTTAACTTAAACAAAACTCTGTTTATATGTTAACTTGTTTATATGTTAACTGAAACAAATCTTTGTTTATATGTTAGACAATATGTTAAGTAAAATTGTTTATTAACCAATTTTGTCTGTTATTTCATTTTGCAGTTTGTATGATGACATTTTGGATGTTAGGTTCTTTTTTGATGCTTCAGAAATGTTAGAGCTGAAGCTCTGCAGTTCAGATGTAACATACCTGAATATGATTGCAGTGATGGAAACCCAAGGATTTAGTGAATATGATCTGCTGTTTCACATTGAGAATCCAGATTTAGGGGAGAAAGGATTGGAGATGGTAGAGAGTAATGCTGAGTTGCAACTAGTAAAGAGGCAGGTTGAGGAGTGTAAGGTTTTAAATTTGCTAGTGAGGGCATGTCCACCTCCTTGCAGCAAGTTTGAGAGGCAAGAATTATCCACTGTTGTGTATGAAGAGCCTGTGTTATATGATCTCAGTGAGCCACCCATCTATGCTGTTGATGAAGAAGGAGTTGCCTTTGAAAGTCAGAGTAGCAGCTGCAGTTTAGTAGCTCATGGTACTGGTGTTTGCACACAAGAGAGCAAGAATGTAAAAGGAAAACTGAAAGCTGTTTtggaaatagaagaagaagagggatatgATGGCAGTGGTGGTTCTGATTGTGAAGGTGAAGATGACAGTGATGTAAACCCTTTTTATATGGGTGATGCTGATGACATAGAGATGGATGAGGGAAAGAAACAGAGAGAGTATGATGAAGTAGAAGAggaagaaacagatgatgaagaaTCTGAGGAGGAAGAAATGGTGCATTACTCTGGTGACACAGAGGTTGAGGAACCTTTTGAAATGGATGAAGATGACAAGGTTGTTTCACAGGATGAAGAAACTGTAATTGTacatgaagagaagaagaagaagaaacagaagcttCCAGTTAGGAAAGGGCCTACAACAAGGACACATTCAAGTGTAGTTCAAGAGGAGGAACCTGATTTCCAACCTTCATCTGATGAAGAAGAGAAAGGATTGTTgaaggaggctgatgatgatggtTATGAGCCATTGTCATTTGtgctgccaaagaaaaggaagagcAGGGCAAAGCAGAGGCCTCCTAGAAAATGGTACAATGAGAAAATGGAGGCACCACATGAGCAATTATGTCTACAGATGTGTTTCAAGGATCAACATCAATTCAGAGAGGCTTTGTTGAACTTACACATCACTCAAGGCAGAAACTTCAAATATCATAGGAACTCAGATCAAAGAATAATTGTAGAATGCAACCAAAAACATTGCAACTTCTTTATGGTGGCAGCAGTTATAAAAGGTGAAACTACTTTTGTAATTAAGAAGATGAGAATTAAGCACACTTGCCCTATTAGTACAGAGACAACAAGGGTAAGTGCCAAGTGGCTTGCACAGAAGTATGAGTCACTGTTCAGATCTGATCTAACAACTGGCATTCAGACTTTGATTGATGCCTGCATGGAGAAGTATGGTGTGGATGTGCCCAAGTCAATGGCATATAGGGCAAAGAACCTAGCTATTGATGATGTGCTAGGAGACCACAAGAAGCAATACCCTAGGTTGAAAGACTATGCTCAGACAGTGATGGATACAAACCCTGGGCGTAGAGTAGTAGTCACTACTGTAACTCCAACACCCACTGAAAAAATCCCCCATCCAGGTCCAAGATTCCATGCTATGTTCTATTgcatcaatggagcaagggaggggtttCTCAAGGGGTGCAGACCATTCATTGGTTAGTTTGTTCACCTTGTGCATTAGTTACATATTGTTTCATCTTGAAATGCATTTGAATGTTTTTAATACTGAATTTGCTTGCTCAGGTGTTGATGGGTGCTTCATTAAGTTAACTACTGGTGCTCAACTACTTGAtgccactggtagagatggcaacaacaatatatacccactagcatttggTATTGTTGGGCAAGAGGACACACCTAACtggtgttggtttctacaccaacttAAAATCTGCCTAGGAGGAGAAGTGGGAAGGTTTGGTCCATATACAATAATGTCAGATAGACAAAAGgtatgtgcttgcatcttatgtCATTGTTCCTATATGGTtgttttgtgctagatagtagcttAGCTAGTTTAATTGTGTGTCCCAGGGCCTACTAAATGCAGTGAATGATGTCTTTCCTAAGTGCAACCAAAGGTTCTGCCTTAGGCATATCTATGCAAACTTCCAAAATGCTGGGTTTAGGGGGGAAGATCTGAAAAAGTGTATGGATAATGCTGCCTATGCATATAGTGAACACAAATTTAACATTGCAATGAATGACCTTAGAGATGAGTGTGAGCAAGCTTGGGAGTGGCTTTGTCAAATACCCAAGAAAACATGGGcaaggcatgcatttgacacaaactGCAAGACTGACCTTGTAGTTAACAATTTatctgaggtgttcaacaagtatgTCCTAGATGTTAGGAAGAAACCAATTAGGACAATGTGTGATGGAATAAAGGATAAGCAGATGGTGAGGTGGCATAGGAATAGGGAGAGTGGAAAGAAAGCTAGATGGGACATAACACCCCATTATAGTGAGAAGCTAGAGGTTGAGAAGGAGAGGGCCaaatattgcaaaccaattcatgcTGGTGTGGACTTGTGGCAAGTTACAAGTGGGCAGCAAACCCATGCTGTTAACTTGCAAATGCACACATGTGGGTGCAGAAAATGGGACCTAAGTGGCATCCCATGtaaccatgccatctcagcaatAAACAAGGCCAAAAGAAAACCAGAGGATTATGTCAGCAAGTTCTTCAAGAAAGAAATTTATCTGGCAGCTTATGAACCAATGATCTATCCAGTTCCTGGTGAGCATGACTGGACAAGGACCCCTGGTCCAGACATTGACCCACCTGCATTTAAAGTgaagagaggaagaaagaaagagaagaggatcaAGGGGAAATTTGAAGTTCCAAAGCCTAAGGAGACATCAAGAATGGGGACTATAACATGTGGCAATTGTGGACTGCAAGGACATAGGTACACAAGCTGCAACAAGCAGTTGAAGCCTGAGCTGGCTTTGAGGAAGAACAAACATGTGGTAATCCTCTAATAAGTAGTAACAGGTTTTCCTTCTTGTACATTCTATTTTTTTAAGTACTAACTCATTTTCCTTCTTTGTTTATGCAAGCCTCTTGCATGGAATTCCAATGCTGGTGCTGCTGCTACTACACAAGCATCAAGAACTTCTCATCCAACTCCTACAACAACACCAACAGCTGGAACAGGAGCTGGGAGAGGAGCTGGGAGAGGGGCTGCAGCTGCAGCTGCTGGGAGTGGTGCTGCTAGAGGTGCTGGTAGAGGTGCTGGTAGAGGTGCTGCACCAGGTGCTGGGAGAGGTGCTGGGAGAGGGAGAGGTACATTCTCTGCCCCAAGGCAATCTGGTCCCTCCACATCTACTGCTCCCTCTACATCTACTGCTACTCCACCTTCTGGTGGTAGAAACAGAGGATGGAGAGCCTACTTCTATGCAAGTGGTAACCACTAAATGGCACATGTGCCATGTAATGTTCAAAACTAGATACTTCATGTGTGTCTTGCATCCTATGGTACAATGTGATCTTGCTGGTGCTCTCAGTGTACTTTGTTGGTGCTCTTATTGTACTTTGCTGGTGTACTTTAAGAATCAATGCCATATATGGCTTTTGTTCATGTGGATGGATGGATTTATTTATTAGTTAATGCCATTTCTGGAGCTGGCTTTTGTTCATGTGGATGGATGTGATCTTGCTATTTATTAGTTAATCAATGCCTGGAATGGACTATGTTCATGTGGATGGTTCTTTTTATATCTTTTTATGATTGATATGTTCATGACAATGGTGCATACTATTGGATAGAGTAACTCTGTTGCTGGATATATTGCCGGATATATTGTTGTATACATTGTTGGATATGTTGTTAAGGTCTAGGCTAAAAAAGAAGcacctaaaggcatcaactagggtctagggtggctcggggtcgacggaaccacctaaaggcatcaactagggttttggtggctcggagtcgacggaaccacctaaaggcatcaactagggtctagggtggctcggggtcgacggaaccacctaaagacatcaactagggttttggtggctcggggttgacggaaccacctaaaggcatcatttagggtctagggtggctcggggtcgacggaaccacctaaaggcatcaactagggttttggtggctcggggtcgacggaaccacctaaaggcatcaactagggtctagggtggctcggggtcgacggaaccacctaaaggcatcaactagggttttggtggctcggggtcgacggaaccacctaaaggcatcatttagggtctagggtggctcggggtcgacggaaccacctaaaggcatcaactagggttttggtggctcggggtcgacggaaccacctaaaggcatcatttagggtctagggtggctcggggtcgacggaaccacctaaacctatcaattaggctctagggtggctcggggtcgacgaaaccacctaaaggcatcaactagggttttggtggctcggggtcgacggaaccacctaaaggcatcatctagggttttggtggctcggggtcgacggaaccacctaaaggcatcatttagggtctagggtggctcggggtcgacggaaccacctaaacctatcaattaggctctagggtggctcggggtcgacggaaccacctaaaggcatcaactagggttttggtggctcggggtcgacggaaccacctaaaggcatcaactagggtctagggtggctcggggtcgacggaaccacctaaaggcatcaactagggttttggtggctcggggtcgacggaaccacctaaaggcatcatttagggtctagggtggctcggggtcgacgaaaccacctaaaggcatcaactagggttttggtggctaggagtcgacgaaaccacctaaaggcatcaactagggttttggtggctcggggtcgacgaaaacacctaaacctatcatctaggctctagggtggctcggggtcgacggaaccacctaaaggcatcaactagggttttggtggctcggggtcgacgaaaacacctaaacctatcatctaggctctagggtggctcggggtcgacggaaccacctaaaggcatcaactagggtctagggtggctcggggtcgacggaaccacctaaacctatcatctaggctctagggtggctcggggtcaacgaaaacacctaaacctatcaattagggttttggtggctcggggtcgacgaaaacacctaaaggcatcaactaggctctagggtggctcggggacgacggaaacacctaaaggcatcaactagggtctagggtggctcggggtcgacggaaccacctaaaggcatcaactagggttttggtggctcggggtcgacggaaccacctaaagcattcaactagggtctagggtggctcggggtcgacggaaccacctaaagcatcACTGTAACATAACATATGTAACTATTCCTTTTGCAAATGCATTTAAACCATCAATATAACATAAGCATTACTTTTGCAAATGCATTTAAGCATTTAAGCATCACTATAACATAAGTAACACTGGAGTTCAACACATTATAGAATACACATCCATTGTTCACATTACATAGTGGAGTTCAAATGCACAATccatccttttctcacaaaaggatgaatagcataACTACTAGGTACATAAACAACCAGAGTTCACAATTAGTACTAGAACCATACATTACACAACCATAATTCTAAGTTACTAGGTCATTGCACAACCATCATTCCCAAAAGGTCTGCAATGCCCACTAATCTCAAGTCATCTTGTTCAGTTCTGCAAGATGGCCTGGatccccttgatcttctccttcagcttctcctctgccttgaTGAGCTCAGTAATCTTAAACTCTTGCATCTGCTTCTCTTCATTATGGTTTTCCTTGAGCTTCAGCAGATCAGCAACCTGGAGCTTCAACTCTAGcttctcttgggtgagcttctTCTCAAACTTTGTGAACTCTGCATTCTTCAACTCCAAATTCATCCTAGCCTCACTCAACAATTCCTTctctttcatattcttcaacttcaaGTTTTGGATGGCAGTTGCTTGAgcactcactactagaaaaagggctatagatgggattgacactaatggcgcaccagacaagcggtgcgccattagtatatactaatggcgcaccaccttctgatacgccattagagttgaaactactaatggcgcaccaggcgcagggtgcgccattagtataaaaaaaaaattttaactagtgcgcctgtccaaacatactaatggcgcatccagacacagtgcgccattactagttgtaactagtaatggcgcacctggcccagggtgcgccattagtatcaaatttttttttaactagtgcgcctgtccaaacatactaatggcgcatccagacacagtgcgccattactagttgtaactagtaatggcgcacctgtcccagggtgcgccattagtataaaaaaaaatttaactagtgcgcctgtccaaacatactaatggcgcatccagacacagtgcgccattactagttgtaactagtaatggcgcacctggcccagggtgcgccattagtatcaaattttttttaactagtgcgcctgtccaaacatactaatggcgcaccacctgaaggtgcgccattagtaactagtGCGCCTTTCCTCTATCCTCTTCTCCC
This region of Triticum aestivum cultivar Chinese Spring chromosome 2D, IWGSC CS RefSeq v2.1, whole genome shotgun sequence genomic DNA includes:
- the LOC123050930 gene encoding uncharacterized protein, with the translated sequence MASATPAGGDGLGDASGGDLPRFDGSGGYSSSEYSSAEEDFAEPALSMEQRLRMARIWVDNPSTAHHWTHGFGGVLLYDDILDVRFFFDASEMLELKLCSSDVTYLNMIAVMETQGFSEYDLLFHIENPDLGEKGLEMVESNAELQLVKRQVEECKVLNLLVRACPPPCSKFERQELSTVVYEEPVLYDLSEPPIYAVDEEGVAFESQSSSCSLVAHGTGVCTQESKNVKGKLKAVLEIEEEEGYDGSGGSDCEGEDDSDVNPFYMGDADDIEMDEGKKQREYDEVEEEETDDEESEEEEMVHYSGDTEVEEPFEMDEDDKVVSQDEETVIVHEEKKKKKQKLPVRKGPTTRTHSSVVQEEEPDFQPSSDEEEKGLLKEADDDGYEPLSFVLPKKRKSRAKQRPPRKWYNEKMEAPHEQLCLQMCFKDQHQFREALLNLHITQGRNFKYHRNSDQRIIVECNQKHCNFFMVAAVIKGETTFVIKKMRIKHTCPISTETTRVSAKWLAQKYESLFRSDLTTGIQTLIDACMEKYGVDVPKSMAYRAKNLAIDDVLGDHKKQYPRLKDYAQTVMDTNPGRRVVVTTVTPTPTEKIPHPGPRFHAMFYCINGAREGFLKGCRPFIGVDGCFIKLTTGAQLLDATGRDGNNNIYPLAFGIVGQEDTPNWCWFLHQLKICLGGEVGRFGPYTIMSDRQKGLLNAVNDVFPKCNQRFCLRHIYANFQNAGFRGEDLKKCMDNAAYAYSEHKFNIAMNDLRDECEQAWEWLCQIPKKTWARHAFDTNCKTDLVVNNLSEVFNKYVLDVRKKPIRTMCDGIKDKQMVRWHRNRESGKKARWDITPHYSEKLEVEKERAKYCKPIHAGVDLWQVTSGQQTHAVNLQMHTCGCRKWDLSGIPCNHAISAINKAKRKPEDYVSKFFKKEIYLAAYEPMIYPVPGEHDWTRTPGPDIDPPAFKVKRGRKKEKRIKGKFEVPKPKETSRMGTITCGNCGLQGHRYTSCNKQLKPELALRKNKHVPLAWNSNAGAAATTQASRTSHPTPTTTPTAGTGAGRGAGRGAAAAAAGSGAARGAGRGAGRGAAPGAGRGAGRGRGTFSAPRQSGPSTSTAPSTSTATPPSGGRNRGWRAYFYASGNH